The Streptosporangiales bacterium DNA segment ACGAGCGCGTCGTCCCACGACATGCCGGCGCGTGCGAACGCCTGCGCGACCGAGGAGACCGCAGGCACCACCTGGAGGTCCCATCCGCGTTCGCGCAGCGCGCGCACGATGCCGAAGAAGCCTGGGTCCCCTGACGCGAGCACGACCGCGTCACCTTCGTGCGCGGCGAGCGCGTCGAGCCCGCTCGACAGGTCACCGAGCACCGCGGTACGGGTACCGGCGGGCAGCGGGACGGAGTCCAGGTGCCTGCGTGCACCCACCACGAGCCTGGCAGACGCCAGCGCGCGCGACGCATCGGGCGCGAGCGCCGTACCGTCGAGACCGATGACCGTGATCACGCCGCGCGCACCCACTCGGGTCGGGTCGCCGCGACAACGGTGCGCCCGCTGAAGTCGACCATCGCCACGTCGGCGTCGAGACGCTCCCCGCTCGCCCGGACCAGCACCGAACGCACCCGCGCGCAGATGACGTCACCGACGCGGCGCAACAGGCCCTCGCGTTCCCAGATCTCGTACGCGTGCCTGCCGGTGTTGGCGGCCGCGACGGTCACGACGGTCTCGTCGTCTCCGCCGGCAGCACGGGTCAGCTCGGCGAGCAGGTCGAGGTCGACCTTGGAACGCGTGTAGTGCGTCATCAGGACTCCCGCGGAGAGCTTGGCCAGCTTGCCCGCCATGCCGACGAACACGACTCGCTGGACCCCGACCTCGCACGCCCGACGGATCGCGGCACCGGTGAAGTCGCCGACCTCGACGAAGCACACGTCCGCGACGTCGGGCAGCAACGCCATCGCGCCCTGCTCGGTACGGCCACCGGTGCACAGCACGACGGTCCGTTCGCCCTGTGCGGCCATCACGGACACGGCCTGCTCGACGCTCGCCCGCCAGGACGCGGTGGAGAACGGGCGCACGATGCCGGTAGTGCCGAGGATCGAGA contains these protein-coding regions:
- a CDS encoding cobalt-precorrin-5B (C(1))-methyltransferase — encoded protein: MTEPEIREPDLPRTAKVRQKALRTGWTTGTCASAAAKAATSALRDQRQEHEVEVAIPSGRRVRFDVHSCRYDEARATAVVVKDAGDDPDVTHGAHLTVTVSWRDEPGVGLEGGEGVGIVTKPGLGIPVGEPSITGPPRAMIRQAVGEVVDLDAGGVHVVVSVPDGERMARKTTNRRLGILGGISILGTTGIVRPFSTASWRASVEQAVSVMAAQGERTVVLCTGGRTEQGAMALLPDVADVCFVEVGDFTGAAIRRACEVGVQRVVFVGMAGKLAKLSAGVLMTHYTRSKVDLDLLAELTRAAGGDDETVVTVAAANTGRHAYEIWEREGLLRRVGDVICARVRSVLVRASGERLDADVAMVDFSGRTVVAATRPEWVRAA